The genomic window TTACAGCTTCGACCACACAAGGGTAAGTGGTGGTAGCCAGcataatttcatatataaatcataaattgctgaaaataatattttgtatttgtagcaCTGAGTTGACAGCCACAGAAAAGGCACAGATTGATGAAGCTTGTGAAATGGCCATTGATTTAAATAACTACAAATCTCATATCTACGAGTACGTAGAAAGTCGTATGACTTTTATTGCACCAAATCTATCAATGATCGTTGGTGCTTCGACCGCAGCAAAATTACTGGGTATAGCGGGCGGTTTAACCAAATTATCGAAAATGCCTGCTTGTAATGTGCAAGTATTAGGCTCACAAAAGAAAACTTTAGCAGGGTAAATGATTTATAGTacttttgtttcaacattggcttattttaaaaatttacagatTCTCCAAAACACAAATGCTACCCCACACTGGTTATGTTTACTTCTCACAGATTGTGCAAGATACGCCGCCGGttggttaatattttaaaatatacatttttaaatctaCATTAACGTTCTTAAAACATCGTTTATATATTTACAGGATCTCAGACGAAAAGCAGCACGTTTAGTTGCAGCTAAGGCTGTACTTGCGGCACGTGTTGATGCTTGCCATGAGAGTGTGCATGGTGAAGTAGGTTTAAAGTTCAAGGAGGATATTGAGAAAAAGTTGGACAAGTTGCAGGAGCCGCCGCCAGTCAAATTTATCAAACCATTAAGTAAGCCCATAGAGGGTAGCAAGAAAAAACGTGGTGGCAAACGTGTGCGTAAGATGAAGGAGCGCTATGCCCTTACGGAATTCCGTAAACAAGCGAATCGCATGAATTTTGGTGATGTAAGTgtgaagatttttaaattaccTGCGAATTGGgttgtaataaaaaaactttttagatCGAAGAGGATGCCTACCAAGGTGATCTGGGATATTCGCGCGGTACAATTGGCAAAACTGGCACAGGTCGTATACGTTTACCACAAGTTGATGAAAAAACCAAGGTGCGCATTAGCAAAACGCTGCAAAAGAACTTACAGAAACAACAGGTCTACGGTGGTAGCACTACTGTGAAGCGACAAATTTCCGGTACGGCTTCAAGTGTGGCTTTCACACCATTGCAAGGTTTGGAAATCGTAAACCCACAGGCTGCTGAGAAATCGCAAACTGAGAATAATGCTAAGTACTTTTCCAATACGTCTGGTTTCATATCTGTAGGCAAACGTACCatataaagtttaaaataaaaagaaaatattcaatattatataaatattatattatgcgAATTTgagctaaaatataaaacaaaatttacactTTTGGAATAGTCAATATATAAAATCCATTATACACAGGGAAAAATGTTGGGCATGTGGAAAGTAAGAGGCAAAACTCAAATTagtagaaacaaaaatttgaatgaTACAAGCATAAAGTTAAAttcatgatatacatatatgtagaagaGATTCTTAAAAAACACAGCA from Bactrocera tryoni isolate S06 chromosome 5, CSIRO_BtryS06_freeze2, whole genome shotgun sequence includes these protein-coding regions:
- the LOC120776461 gene encoding U4/U6 small nuclear ribonucleoprotein Prp31; the protein is MSLADELLADLEEDNDNDLDELQNMDEEDEPEKAQELSEKLLKPQLNLMEVDVQVQSVRDLCKLRDSERLQYVLKQIDQYGSRQRTAAEMLGNVESDPEYQLIVEANAIAVDIDNEISIIHKFIKEKYQKRFPELDSLIVGEIEYLYAVKELGNDLEQVKNNEKLQAILTQATIMIVSVTASTTQGTELTATEKAQIDEACEMAIDLNNYKSHIYEYVESRMTFIAPNLSMIVGASTAAKLLGIAGGLTKLSKMPACNVQVLGSQKKTLAGFSKTQMLPHTGYVYFSQIVQDTPPDLRRKAARLVAAKAVLAARVDACHESVHGEVGLKFKEDIEKKLDKLQEPPPVKFIKPLSKPIEGSKKKRGGKRVRKMKERYALTEFRKQANRMNFGDIEEDAYQGDLGYSRGTIGKTGTGRIRLPQVDEKTKVRISKTLQKNLQKQQVYGGSTTVKRQISGTASSVAFTPLQGLEIVNPQAAEKSQTENNAKYFSNTSGFISVGKRTI